The proteins below come from a single Miscanthus floridulus cultivar M001 chromosome 1, ASM1932011v1, whole genome shotgun sequence genomic window:
- the LOC136489967 gene encoding uncharacterized protein, translating to MATHLGASASAGEEAFWTACPHCCYVHSFLRLYLGRRLRCPTPACRRAFPAAELPAAPPIVPGADMYFCTWAFFPLGPPVTANSWVPFTPFHPFNPPPSPSPAPNPAAASADTPPRAGPTSRMKMGVCFKGRARAEAEDEEEEAAAAIDLEVEAEEGVLGEQWDSDITINETVDLSELGFRVDEMGVLHDLP from the coding sequence ATGGCCACCCACCTCGGCGCCTCCGCGTCCGCCGGCGAGGAAGCGTTCTGGACCGCGTGCCCGCACTGCTGCTACGTGCACTCATTCCTGCGTCTCTACCTTGGGCGCCGCCTCCGCTGCCCGACCCCGGCCTGCCGCCGCGCCTTCCccgccgccgagctccctgcGGCGCCGCCTATCGTCCCTGGCGCTGACATGTACTTCTGCACCTGGGCATTCTTTCCACTAGGCCCGCCCGTCACCGCCAACAGTTGGGTGCCCTTCACCCCATTCCATCCCTTCAATCCCCCGCCATCACCCTCCCCCGCCCCAAACCCCGCCGCCGCATCCGCCGACACGCCACCCCGCGCAGGCCCGACTTCCAGGATGAAGATGGGCGTGTGTTTCAAGGGCAGGGCACGGGCTGAGGCGGAGgacgaagaggaagaggccgcggCCGCCATTGATCTCGAGGTCGAGGCCGAGGAGGGTGTGCTCGGGGAGCAATGGGACAGCGACATCACCATCAATGAGACGGTGGACCTCAGCGAGTTGGGCTTCCGCGTCGACGAGATGGGGGTCCTCCACGATTTGCCGTGA